One genomic segment of Mycolicibacterium chubuense NBB4 includes these proteins:
- a CDS encoding septum formation family protein produces MTVPPPPPPGLPPGGPGGAYPPPPPLPYQHAGGQPAYSGPPPRTNWWAIVGLIFGLVGGVVISLVCGIVGLVKANTYRRGRVMSVVAIALSVLWILAVGAVVLLQGVVGKGNVTATDVKVGDCLAEIPAGDKVVRVQTIGCDKPHAGEVFAVLTIPDGDFPGQAAVQSYHQRCGPELSAYSPAAMTDDSVQLYVLYPTADTWAGGDRAVTCIATLDPPRAGSIKG; encoded by the coding sequence GTGACCGTGCCACCACCGCCTCCCCCCGGGTTGCCGCCGGGCGGACCCGGAGGTGCCTACCCGCCGCCACCGCCGTTGCCCTATCAGCACGCCGGCGGGCAGCCGGCGTATTCCGGACCGCCGCCGCGCACCAACTGGTGGGCCATCGTCGGCCTGATCTTCGGCCTCGTCGGCGGCGTCGTGATCAGCCTCGTGTGCGGCATCGTCGGCCTGGTCAAAGCGAACACCTACCGGCGCGGACGGGTGATGTCGGTCGTGGCGATCGCGCTGTCGGTGCTCTGGATCCTCGCCGTCGGCGCGGTCGTCCTGCTGCAGGGCGTCGTCGGCAAAGGCAACGTCACCGCCACCGACGTCAAGGTCGGGGACTGCCTGGCCGAGATCCCGGCCGGCGACAAGGTCGTCCGCGTCCAGACGATCGGTTGCGACAAGCCCCACGCCGGTGAGGTGTTCGCGGTGCTGACGATCCCCGACGGCGACTTCCCCGGCCAAGCTGCCGTACAGAGCTACCACCAGCGGTGCGGACCCGAGCTGTCCGCATACTCCCCCGCGGCGATGACCGACGACTCCGTCCAGCTCTACGTGCTGTACCCGACCGCGGACACGTGGGCCGGCGG
- a CDS encoding alpha/beta hydrolase family protein translates to MTPTEIPAIAGVVHRPDSTPQGVVALTHGAGGSRESPMLTALCEEWARRGWLAVRYNLPYRRRRPKGPPSGSSAADLAGIVEAVGAVRALADGPRLPVVAGGHSYGGRLTSMAVADGLAVDVLALFSYPLHPPGRPERARTEHLPRITVPTVFTHGTSDPFGTLDELRPAAALIAAPTVIVEITGARHDLASKKLDVPALAIDAAVSLLG, encoded by the coding sequence GTGACGCCGACCGAGATCCCGGCGATCGCGGGCGTCGTGCATCGACCCGACAGCACACCGCAGGGTGTCGTCGCACTGACCCACGGCGCCGGCGGCAGCCGGGAATCTCCGATGCTGACCGCCCTCTGTGAGGAATGGGCCCGCCGCGGCTGGCTCGCGGTGCGCTACAACCTGCCCTACCGGCGGCGCCGTCCCAAGGGGCCGCCCTCGGGCTCGTCCGCCGCCGACCTGGCCGGCATCGTCGAGGCGGTCGGTGCCGTTCGCGCCCTGGCCGACGGACCGCGCCTGCCCGTTGTCGCCGGCGGCCACTCGTATGGTGGCCGGCTGACGTCCATGGCGGTGGCAGACGGCTTGGCCGTCGACGTTCTGGCGCTGTTCTCCTATCCGCTGCACCCCCCGGGCAGGCCGGAGCGGGCGCGTACCGAGCACCTGCCCCGCATCACCGTGCCGACGGTCTTCACCCACGGGACGTCGGACCCGTTCGGCACCCTCGACGAACTCCGGCCGGCCGCCGCGCTCATCGCCGCGCCGACGGTGATCGTCGAGATCACCGGCGCCCGCCACGACCTCGCGTCGAAGAAACTCGATGTGCCAGCGCTGGCAATCGACGCTGCCGTAAGTTTGCTCGGCTGA